ggatcgtgaggggtgcctaacaccttccccttgggataatttcaagctcttaccctatctatggttactcaaatcaaactctcttggtgtcctaatgcaccctaatcattaggtgacgactcttcaaattcaaactcaattcccaaaagggaatgagttatcctcccaaatgtcataaacccaattttgcAAGAAAAGGGCGCaagacagcgtggcgactctgctgaggatcttttaggcttttaccagttcagactattattgtggcttgacattttctttatatgcctttatttttttaatacctttaagcattctatttcctttttcaactacaaaactgacttgtctttttgtttctttcctttatttcttttactgctttcctttacggctttcctttattactgctttaaattatggaactgttgtatttactgctttcttaaacgtgcaaatatgtgacaacgtgcttttaattattgcataatcatgctcaacatcgtattccactcgtgccaaacaaataccatagcaacgcttataatgagtgattgcgctcttccgatattatcaccccctaaatccgaaaaaaacatatttgtggtaaaaccagtcgatcaacggtgtagtcgacggttccgtgcctttcccccttgtgttgtctgctcaagggttccagtctaaaaccccatagaaaccttactctgtttaactgtgcatgcatcgtggtcaaacctagccaggtcaattatgttgtccacataatgatcatTTAAGATAGcattgtccaaagtccactgggtttccctaaaacccaagcGGACATTATcccgttctgtgcatttatttggagaactagatgtgtttatgctaattgttgatattaaatagtcgagtctggtgggagcaagggcctaacccttttgttttgcaaaaatgaGGCGCGAGGTCCCCAATTTTGGTATGATTAGCATgccccccactcttgctagactggtggaggagtcttccatcaaatgaccaaatcaatgagtagaaagagagggccgccaaagctagcgaaaagttggaatatctagagtacagtctgctggaattggaagggaaagtgaggaagagaatCATCGACTGCCAGAACAccgagggaaacgaaggagaacacctcgcaaaggcatttttactggtgaacctacgtaaactggaggatttgatcaatgagagcattcaacttgaggaaggtccttctgggactaatagataggagtttttctttttctttaagaaatgtaataaggccaacgaccactagtgatattttatttcctgttatttagtgtcgatttgggattcgtctactttttatcaataaaatgaggcatttaacattgtaagttctccaaatcaatttgtctctaggcctacctcgggcacaaagaggttcccaaataggacacgatttacattcttgcagtacgtgtttaaatatcgcaacattttcttataatcctcactgatttgttacctttttgtttttactttttgtttattcccctccccaaaggttagtttgtgcactctAGCAATATCATCTTATTCCATGAGTTTCAGGGGGCCTCCACCCACTcatcctcttagtcctgtcaaaacaagaacaaagggaagatggaagatttgaacaatgccagaaaggagaactcaactgaattGGTAGAGgccactcatggtcatggtactcaagtttccaaagaaaatgcatcccaacttgaacaaagaatgttgaaattccaagaagagcttgatcaggttcggaatctggcaaatctgtcattttccctcaccaatCCGGATgttaatttcccaaatgctcaaaaCCTTACACCTCCACACAATATCCCaaagccacaaaaccatcccgctcctcatcaccactgcaacacctgccatacttcaAACAATACTCCGCTGCTCATCctagaaccccaaaactccacaaatgaccactttcacacccatcataacacccccatctacgtggagaccatgccacactccacccaacccatctcaagcgcCCCCGAGTCTAATGATAGATACTTGCTCATCAGGAgtctggctgaagaacttaagaaattgactagcttGATTCAAGGCGTCAAAGAAAGCAAAAGAATTGaggggttgaactatgaagatctctgcatacaacccgatgttgaactacccgaggggtacaaacctccgaagtttgaaatatttgatggtacaggagatccAAGGATCCATCTgagaacgtactgtgacaagctggttggagtagggaaataCAAGAGAATCTGCATAAAGCTTTTCATGAGAAGCTTGAAAGGAGATGTTTTATCCTGGTACATCCGCCAGGATCCAAAGAAAGggtcaagctgggtaagcatggcgtccgactttatggataggttcaggttcaacacggagaatgcgccatatgtgttctatattcagaatctaaagaagaagcccgcAGAAACATTTTacaagtatgctactcgctggaggtccgaagctggtAAGGTCAAGCCTGCCTtaaaagaggaacaaatgaacaaattctttgtttgAGCCtaggacccacagtattatgaacgattgatgatgatcgagagccacaaattttccgacattatcaagttgggtgaaaggaatgaagagggcatcaaaatcGGTATGGTTATAAACTTTGAGGCCCTGCAAACCACAAATAGggccttacagtccggtggtgtatACAAGAAAAGTGACGTAGGAGCTGTAATggtggcacagagaaccaaatcccccatgaaataccaaacctacccaatacctccacccTCCTAtaaaactccaccacccacttatcagtcacccccacctcccacatatcagcctacttcacccagatattcccaactcgcacatgtttaccaagcctacaatactcaacaaCCCcgctatcaatcacctcctgcacgccaaaacttccctagacctcgaccaaatttcgatcgtagacctcctaaacaatatacagccattatTGAACCTATTGACCAATTGTACGAAAGACTCAAAGTTGCttgttatgtcacccctatccctactgcaactcctgagaacccttctcagtgggttaacccaaacaaatcctatgcataccattccggcacgaggggacacaccatcgacgaatgtcgttctctgaaagacATGATCcaggctttgattgacaacaagattattgtggcaaaggagcccgctccgaatgtccgcaataaccctctgtctgaccataagggtggagacattcacatgattgaaatagagtatgattgggatcccgagggatcaatcgggttgattgcagaatgtgatgacccaaagaagccaatagttactcttaatccaatcatcgTCCAGATTTAGCCATCTGGGGACGCTGAAGTAAACATGtccgtgccacttgagtttgaaacaacatcatctgcaaagacacaagtggcaattgaggtcgaattcatgTCTCAACGAATGCACCTataccatttgaagttgcagttttatcACCCAAGAGACCTACTCCGTTCAGGGTGAAGATAGCCACGACGATCCCAGTGGCAGTGTCATCCATGAAACCATTCCATACAAAAGCTATAACCTAGGACTATACAGCCaaaggcaaggaggaaaggcaaagTTAGGTTCGAGAAAACTGTTGCCGCATAGGGTATGACAATAACTGGCAGAGTTTATACCCCCGAACACTTAGCTGAGTCAaacaagcaggcctccaatcggtcacccattattgagacaggtccaggCGACCtttacaggccaaggaatactcattCATCGACAAGTTGAACAACACATCGGCgcagatctccatacttgctttgctacaaactTCTGAGGCACACAAAAATGCTCTATTGAGAGtgctgaatgaagcatacgtgccaagcaacatcaTTGGCGGAGAAATgtctaacatggtaggacaggtattggagagtcacaagatcacttttcatgaggatgagctgccacctgaagggttgggacacAACAAAACACTACACATCACTATGCAATACGAGGACTACgtcatcaccaggatcctgatcgacgggggttccagtctcaacattattccattggtaacactcaagaagttgggtaggggactgcatgagataaaggatggagccatcaatgtgaaagctttcgacggttcccaaaggtccaccattgggaagattagtctgtgtttgcaaatggggcctacttggttcgacgttgatttccaagtgataggcATGCCAACATCTTAGAATTTActattaggacgaccatggattcatgctgcaggGGCTGTAGcttcaacactgcatcaggcggtaaagtttgaatggaatcaccagaaagtgatcattcacgacgaCGATAACAATCCTATATACAATTGCCGGACCATTCCATCAATCGAAGGGAGAAAGAAGATGGGAgtagagacttaccatcacatcaaacgggtaaatgttgttgacaaagacaaatggtaggataacaagatcgagagtatactgaattggagtgggtacgaacctggcaaagggcttggcaagaacctccaaggaatcactaagcccataaagctcaagaagcatggcactactttcggtttgggatatgagtaCGTCggggaggaattcaaccactggtctccaccatggcgcggtccttactatccgctggagcagccaataccacatttggagaagactttccaaccggccgatGTTAGCTATGGGTCGGAAGAAAAGGAAGCACTGGTAGATgtgaaaaacttgttcttagagGACAATGACATATTGttatgttgttctcgaggaggaggggggaAGGCCCTTCTGTACAGGCCGTAAGCAGAGGGACacacctcaataactggaccatcaggacaaccagaacTCGACGagtctcggggtagcaaggctaaaacaagcatcatgcactgtttttattaactaaatgattttcctttcgcattttttaattcccgcaataagatctccaattttcaaaatgattatgcaatttatcaaagcatttttgactttccttatgaatcaacacttattactattattttctcttgttactttacttatacagcattactattacctatcttgatgaaccaatgactgtgacgtgcaacgagacaatgcaacaaacagacatagattcaaaggaagatgatataccagaagagattgttaaagaagtcgagaatttCGAAAAcaggcctaagtccaacctggacgaaacagaagttgtcaacctgggagatgcagaaaacatcaaagaaacacaAATCATCGTCCACTTATCACCATAAAAAAATaaggaatacacaaaatttctaagagaatatgaggacatattcgcatggtcgtatgatgacatgactggtctaagtacgtctattgtggctcacaaactgccaactgatccaacgTGTCGACCAGTAAAGTAGAAGCTCAAAAtattcaaacctgatatgagtttgaagatcaaggaagaagtcaccaagcaggtcaaagccaATGTTCTCAGGGTAGtggaatacccaacatggttagccaacattgtccagtaccaaagaaggacggaaaggtcagagtctgtgtcgattaccgggatctcaactgggccagtccgaaagatgacttccccttgccaaacatacacatcctaatcgacaATTGCGTCAAGCATGAATTgtagtcatttgtggattgtttcgctgggtatcatcagatctggatagatgaagaagatgctgagaaaacggctttcattatgccatgggggatgtactgttacaagataatgccgttcggattaaagaatgttggggccacctacatgagggccatgaccactaTTTTCCacaatatgatacacaaagagatcaaagtatatgtagacgatgttatcatcaagtccaagaaagccactgatcatatggaagatttgaggaagttcttcaatagacttagaaggtacaacctaaaactgaatcccgcgaagtgcGCAGTTGGGGTTCCTGCCAGAAAACTACTTGTG
This genomic stretch from Nicotiana sylvestris chromosome 9, ASM39365v2, whole genome shotgun sequence harbors:
- the LOC138878488 gene encoding uncharacterized protein; the protein is MEDLNNARKENSTELVEATHGHGTQVSKENASQLEQRMLKFQEELDQVRNLANLSFSLTNPDVNFPNAQNLTPPHNIPKPQNHPAPHHHCNTCHTSNNTPLLILEPQNSTNDHFHTHHNTPIYVETMPHSTQPISSAPESNDRYLLIRSLAEELKKLTSLIQGVKESKRIEGLNYEDLCIQPDVELPEGYKPPKFEIFDGTGDPRIHLRTYCDKLVGVGKYKRICIKLFMRSLKGDVLSWYIRQDPKKGSSWVSMASDFMDRFRFNTENAPYVFYIQNLKKKPAETFYKYATRWRSEAGKVKPALKEEQMNKFFV